A region from the Alnus glutinosa chromosome 5, dhAlnGlut1.1, whole genome shotgun sequence genome encodes:
- the LOC133868802 gene encoding germin-like protein subfamily 1 member 13: MSTKGVHFLVIVALLSLASSLVSAYDPSPLQDICVAIDDPKSAVFVNGKFCKDLEQSKAEDFFFSGLQNPGNTNNPVGSNVTTVNVDQIPGLNTLGISLVRIDFAPDGENPPHTHPRGTEILVVLEGTLYVGFVTSNPENRLFSKILNKGDVFVFPIGLIHFQFNVGHTNAVAFSGLSSQNAGVITIANAVFGSNPPINPDVLTKAFQLDKKIIEYLQKTF, from the exons ATGTCGACGAAAGGTGTCCATTTCCTTGTAATTGTTGCCCTCTTATCTCTGGCATCCTCCCTTGTCTCTGCCTACGATCCCAGCCCTCTTCAGGACATTTGTGTAGCCATTGATGACCCCAAGTCTGCTg TTTTCGTGAATGGAAAATTCTGCAAGGATTTGGAACAATCAAAGGCGGAAGATTTCTTCTTCTCAGGGCTCCAAAATCCTGGAAATACAAATAATCCAGTTGGGTCAAATGTTACTACTGTGAATGTGGACCAAATACCAGGCCTCAACACTCTAGGCATATCCTTGGTTCGCATTGACTTTGCACCAGATGGAGAAAATCCTCCCCACACTCACCCTCGTGGCACTGAGATTCTAGTAGTCTTAGAGGGTACTTTGTACGTTGGTTTCGTCACATCCAACCCGGAAAACCGCCTTTTCTCCAAAATTCTAAACAAGGGAGATGTCTTTGTGTTCCCAATTGGTCTTATTCACTTTCAGTTCAATGTGGGACACACCAATGCTGTAGCCTTTTCTGGTCTAAGCAGCCAAAATGCAGGTGTCATCACGATAGCAAATGCTGTTTTCGGATCCAATCCTCCTATCAATCCTGATGTTCTTACCAAGGCCTTCCAACTTGACAAGAAGATTATTGAATATCTTCAAAAAACGTTCTAA
- the LOC133869742 gene encoding RNA cytidine acetyltransferase 1-like isoform X2 encodes MAERDLKNLKEQLNDDIPVGPLIKKCCTLDQGKAGITFLDAILDKTLPSTVALLAACGRGKSAALGLAIAGAIAAGNI; translated from the exons A TGGCAGAACGAGACCTGAAGAATCTCAAAGAACAACTAAATGATGATATTCCTGTTGGTCCTTTAATTAAGAAGTGTTGTACATTGGACCAG GGAAAAGCTGGGATTACGTTTTTAGATGCAATTTTGGACAAAACGCTTCCTAGTACTGTTGCCTTGCTTGCTGCTTGTGGCCGTGGGAAATCTGCTGCACTTGGTTTAGCAATTGCTGGAGCTATTGCTGCAGG GAACATATAG
- the LOC133869742 gene encoding RNA cytidine acetyltransferase 1-like isoform X1, giving the protein MAERDLKNLKEQLNDDIPVGPLIKKCCTLDQGKAGITFLDAILDKTLPSTVALLAACGRGKSAALGLAIAGAIAAGYSNIFVTSPCKP; this is encoded by the exons A TGGCAGAACGAGACCTGAAGAATCTCAAAGAACAACTAAATGATGATATTCCTGTTGGTCCTTTAATTAAGAAGTGTTGTACATTGGACCAG GGAAAAGCTGGGATTACGTTTTTAGATGCAATTTTGGACAAAACGCTTCCTAGTACTGTTGCCTTGCTTGCTGCTTGTGGCCGTGGGAAATCTGCTGCACTTGGTTTAGCAATTGCTGGAGCTATTGCTGCAGG GTATTCAAATATCTTTGTAACTTCACCATGCAAGCCCTGA